The following are encoded together in the Culex pipiens pallens isolate TS chromosome 1, TS_CPP_V2, whole genome shotgun sequence genome:
- the LOC120418054 gene encoding dual specificity mitogen-activated protein kinase kinase 6-like, with product MSRRPKGPGLKINVTEATNSTPMTPPRNLDKTATITIGSNTFVVEADNLEKICDLGRGAYGIVEKMRHKQTNTIMAVKRITATGQTQEQKRLLMDLDISMRASDCQYTVHFYGALFREGDVWICMEVMDTSIDKFYPIVFKNGRKMPEDILGKIAVAVVNALNYLYTKLRVIHRDVKPSNILINRQGDVKICDFGISGYLVDSVAKTIDAGCKPYMAPERIDPQGNPGEYNIKSDVWSLGISLIEMATGNFPYSTWGSPFEQLKQVVKDDPPRLRSDDFGDVFKNLIIACLQKNFQNRYNYEQLLNHPFIQEHTEKTTDVATFVSEILDLAAGPPPPTN from the exons ATGTCCCGACGTCCGAAAGGCCCCGGCCTCAAAATTAACGTGACCGAAGCAACCAATTCCACCCCAAT GACGCCCCCCAGGAACCTGGACAAAACGGCCACCATCACCATCGGCAGCAACACGTTTGTGGTTGAGGCAGACAACCTGGAGAAAATCTGCGATCTGGGCCGGGGAGCGTACGGAATTGTGGAGAAGATGCGCCACAAGCAGACCAACACCATTATGGCCGTGAAGCGGATAACGGCCACCGGTCAAACCCAGGAGCAGAAGCGGCTGCTGATGGATTTGGACATTTCGATGCGGGCCAGCGACTGCCAGTACACGGTCCACTTTTACGGAGCGTTGTTTCGCGAGGGCGACGTCTGGATTTGCATGGAGGTGATGGACACTAGCATAGACAAGTTTTACCCAATCGTGTTCAAGAACGGCCGGAAAATGCCCGAGGACATTCTCGGCAAG ATTGCAGTCGCTGTTGTTAATGCACTTAATTATCTGTACACCAAGCTGCGTGTTATCCATAGAGATGTAAAGCCGTCCAATATACTTATCAATAGGCAAGGCGACGTGAAAATTTGCGATTTTGGTATTTCAG GATATCTGGTAGATTCCGTGGCCAAAACGATCGATGCTGGCTGTAAACCTTACATGGCACCGGAAAGGATAGATCCGCAAG GCAATCCTGGCGAATACAACATCAAATCAGACGTTTGGTCCCTGGGCATAAGCTTAATTGAGATGGCCACCGGAAACTTCCCGTACAGCACGTGGGGTTCGCCGTTCGAGCAGCTAAAACAG GTCGTCAAAGATGACCCTCCCCGGCTCCGGTCGGACGATTTCGGCGATGTGTTCAAAAACTTAATCATCGCTTGCCTGcagaaaaatttccaaaaccggTACAACTACGAACAGCTGCTGAACCACCCTTTCATCCAGGAGCACACGGAAAAGACGACCGACGTGGCGACGTTCGTCAGTGAGATTCTGGATTTGGCTGCCgggccgccgccgccgaccAACTAG
- the LOC128093846 gene encoding protein trapped in endoderm-1-like, with the protein MVHNLDPWYPTDDLHELAGVDTIDARNLLTVIALLKYHKLRKHPTTAFVLSLSISDLFFCAVNMPLTAIRFHHQQWTLGEGLCKVFPVFFYGNVAVSVLSMVGLTLNRFTLILHPSRYPKIYTPISLALQLFGIWAFSFGIMLLPLFEIWGRLGLDEETFSCTILKKDDSSPKKFIFLFGVLVPCIVISISYSCIFYTVHKQRAKVKAHSASGSGRIESFFRNKEDCRLTVTLLTIYLCFLICFMPLMLANVIDDDGSHANLHVFASVLAWMSAVINPFIYAIGSQNYRHAYTKLLSEMCFWKTSVELRSFDEINKSRTVDHL; encoded by the exons ATGGTGCACAACCTGGACCCGTGGTACCCGACCGACGATCTACACGAGCTGGCCGGCGTCGACACCATCGACGCAA GAAACCTCCTCACAGTAATAGCCCTCCTCAAATATCACAAGCTGAGGAAACATCCGACGACAGCGTTCGTGCTCTCGCTTAGCATATCAGATCTCTTTTTCTGTGCCGTAAATATGCCGCTGACGGCAATCAGATTTCATCATCAG CAATGGACACTTGGCGAGGGCCTGTGCAAGGTTTTCCCGGTGTTTTTCTACGGCAACGTGGCGGTCTCAGTGCTCAGCATGGTTGGCCTCACTTTAAACCGGTTTACGTTAATTCTACACCCTAGTCGATACCCTAAGATTTACACACCAATCAGTCTGGCCCTGCAACTGTTTGGCATTTGGGCCTTTTCGTTTGGCATTATG CTACTTCCCTTGTTCGAAATCTGGGGTCGGCTCGGCCTGGACGAGGAAACCTTCTCATGCACCATTCTCAAGAAGGACGACAGCTCACCAAAGAAATTCATCTTCCTGTTTGGCGTCCTGGTGCCCTGCATAGTCATTTCTATCTCCTACTCGTGCATATTCTACACTGTGCACAAGCAGCGCGCCAAAGTGAAGGCACACAG TGCTAGCGGTTCGGGCCGGATCGAATCCTTCTTCCGGAACAAGGAGGACTGCCGGCTTACGGTGACGCTGCTGACGATCTATCTGTGCTTCCTGATTTGCTTCATGCCGCTGATGTTGGCGAACGTAATCGACGACGACGGTTCCCACGCAAATTTGCACGTGTTTGCTAGCGTGCTTGCGTGGATGTCGGCGGTCATAAATCCCTTCATTTACGCAATCGGTAGTCAGAATTACAG GCACGCGTACACAAAGCTTCTGTCGGAAATGTGTTTCTGGAAGACCAGCGTCGAGCTGCGATCGTTCGACGAGATCAACAAATCCCGGACGGTGGACCATTTATAG